In Streptomyces durocortorensis, a genomic segment contains:
- a CDS encoding transposase family protein, protein MPSSLNAFLARHCEDAAPCPPTNPGELATLAEVFERHPDPRRVRGRRYRLGSLLGLCLVAVLGGAKSLARISRFAADAPP, encoded by the coding sequence GTGCCATCTTCTCTGAACGCCTTCCTCGCGCGCCACTGCGAGGACGCCGCACCCTGCCCGCCCACGAACCCCGGTGAACTGGCCACGCTGGCAGAGGTGTTCGAGCGTCATCCGGACCCTCGTCGGGTACGCGGGCGCCGCTACCGGCTCGGCTCGCTGCTGGGGCTGTGCCTGGTCGCGGTGCTCGGTGGCGCCAAGTCGCTGGCGCGGATCTCCCGCTTCGCGGCCGACGCCCCACCGTGA